The Melanotaenia boesemani isolate fMelBoe1 chromosome 11, fMelBoe1.pri, whole genome shotgun sequence genome includes the window GATGTAGTTATAGTATTGCATTGTTAAGAGAATGAAATGCTCTAATTTTATACATGTTCAAAgttattgtttgcatttatgttATTAGTACTGTTCTCGCTTGATTAAAACCACCCATTTGTTAAAattcagcagaaaaataaagatatgtGAATAATTCAGCACTTTTTGCAAGATGACCTGTCTTTTTCTGTGACAAAGACTGAAGATTCGATTGTGGCAACAAAAGTCTGAACAGAAAAAATGACTTATTTGGATTTCTGGAAGGGATCGATAGAGGATAATGAtctcttaaaaaaattatagtaACCCCAGAGTAAGTACAACCTCTATTCAATGCCCAGTAGGTAGATTCCACAAAAGTACATTACctagacacacagacacaaaaacacagacattcTTGAATCATCAAGCAAAGGTAGTTTTATCCCTCACAACACCATTCATCCTACTGAGGTGTCCTTCAATCTGTTGCATTCAGCTGGGCTTTTTTTATAACAAAGTAAATGCTATTTTATAATGAGCAATGAATCCTGACATCGTCTTGGAATATAACTGTGACATCAAGGAAGAAAATATCCATCCCTTGAGTTTCCTTTACATTGTGCGTGTGGAAGTGTTCATTctttcattattaaacatagcccttgtacagttgtttttcttcgatttgatttcaccaaaagTGATCACGATCATTCAGGATTATTTTCCGACTATTTCTTCCTCCCACTATCCTTCTAGTTTTAGTAATGCGGTGAATCGTTTTTAACgcagttttagtagtttatcCAATCTCCTTGGATGTTTTTGCACTCGATGCAGTCCGCAGTGATTTAACCCTTCTGAAActgactaacatcttttccacgaccacgGAATGTGTCTTTCGACATGGTTGAAATGAGAAATttctcattgcatcagttgaggttaaaaacataaaataatcgCCCAttcagtaattatccaataggaggcgcctatctatttgcttagttaaatccaggcggcttcttgtttttttcttgggcCAGGAAGTGACAGTCAATAACATTATATATGTTGCACCCATTGAGAGTTGGTGAATTTCGCTAATACATGTTTGACAAATGACGCTTCTCGGCTTCCTTAGGCTTGccgtttgttatgctagttacTATTAGCTGTTTCGAACACTGTTTAGTAGAGGAAGCTAAACAGGCGAGTACAATAACAACtaaccacagaaaaaaatcttcttaAAAATTATACATTGTGCGAAGAGAATGCTaccattatatatttatattttagatttttaaccTGACTCGCCGTTCATCTTACCAGCTAGCATCAGACTGTTAGCTGCTATTAGCTATtacaaaaatctttattcagtATAGCAATTGTTTATTACAGCTAGCATAATGAATACTACTTAGCTTTGTAAAGGAAAATACAAGTAGATATTTAACTAGTACCGTCGAAATAGTATTAAGGGTTTAGCTACGAGAGTACCATTCgtgagttttctttctttctttctttctttctttctttctttctttctttctttctttctttctttctttctttctttctctgactCACTCACTCACTGCTGGATAAGAAGGATGAGTATctgcacacacattttctcagaTAGTTGTTTaattaaaggacaaaaataaataaattactacaGAACTGACCATGCTCTCTGGATATATTagtttctttattcatttttaatcagtCACATATCTTAATATCAAACGCGATTAAGTATGCATTGTCTTTTTTCATCACTATTATAATTTACTGAACAATGATACTGTCACCCTTAAATCAGGCACTGAAAGGTGAATTGATGAGTAAGTCTATTCAAAGTTGTTTTAAGGTAAAAGTACATAATAACTACTATTATTGTATTCACTGAAAATGTCACTTTGCCTTGACCTGTAAGCTTCTACTATGTGACATAAAGGAATGTCTTATACAGCTCTAACACTGATTTGTGTCTTTGCAGGGTGGAGAATATGGTTGTGAATCTCTGTCTGCCACACTTTTACACAACGGCTCACTGCAACAAGGTGTTACACATTTTGTAGACTTAATTGTGTTAATGTACTTCTATCCAgctatttttacacacaacaatTAGATCACTTAAATTGGGAACAATTGTTGTCATGAGAAAACAAGCTAAATACTCAGCCCACCACATGAGTCGGGTCTTTTCAGAGGACCATTCACCCAGTTTTTCTTATAAAACCTTACAGAATATGTCCAGTATGTTTTTAGATTAGCAGAAAGAAACACAGCTGTGAAATAGCATTGGAGGAATGTGGAGGACAGtgatgtgaaaataaagaagcaaGGGGATAAAGTGGTGTGTGGGAGGCTGAATCACAAACGTCCTTGTTCATTGTTATCATAATCTGTTATCTTATCTTGGCTGTCTTTTCTCTGCACTCAGGATATGACATATATGTACTTCTTAAGAGAATTTACAAGAAAATTAGAtagattctttttcttttttctctttctcttattttttataCATGTAACATATAACAATGTAATGGTACAcagatgtatgttttttttgagcatattttaaatttaagaataataatcattattatAAGATGTCCACCAGTTCtatggaggaaaataaagactaaatagaaataaaatatatccaaAAATGAGTACTGTGAAGCGTTGAACAGTAAAGAAATTTACCTTTAGCATTATGTTTTTGCTCATATTTGAAAATATGTAAGATGTCAGTGCTGAATGTTGTATGTCAGTGTTAGTAGGTATGTTTATCACTTACTAAAAATGTCTGTAAAAATTACTTTAACACAAGCTTCTATTTAGTAGCTTTTAATTTCAATCTTTAATAGCAGCAGATATATACAGTCTTTTCACATTTAGTCACATAgatttaattaatatatatttttcatgttcagCTGTGTGCAGATGGCTATGACGTCACAAACCTTGTGTCGGCAGACCCAGTGCTGCGGAGGCGAGGCTTCAAGTTGGAATACTTCCTACGTCCTCCTCTGCAGGTAATATGCACTATTTTCGGTAGAGGGTTTTTATTAAAGCTCAGTATGTGTTTTTTGAGACTTAGTGAATATTTGAGCTGCAATGATAAAAGATCTTTTCTGTGTGGATTGTTAACTCATTTGACAAAGCTTTAACATTGTACTGGTGCACAGAAGGTTGTTTTcttcaacacattttttttaatttaagaataataaacattaatcTAAAATGTCTACTAGTTCTATAGTAGAAAAGTAAAGAatatgtagaaataaaatagaacCAAAAATCAGTGCTGTATGATCTGTATTGGTTTGTTGACTATTTAGATAAAGAAAAGCTAATACAACTCAACTTTTTAGTGTCACTTACATGTAACCTATTAATTTTTAGTCAGACATCTATAGCAGTGTGCTCTGTACACTTGGTTagtgttggttttattttatgttctgttaAATGCATTCATAAAAACAGTTTGATACACCTTGATAAAAGGTGATAAACCTTTAAACATGTCAAACCTTTACTTTTAAGCCCATTTACCAGTTACCTCATGGATCTAAATCTACTTTAAGTCTAGCACCCACTGAGTGACACCAAAAGCCAGCTGTCATTAAAACTACAAGTAAATAACCATCTTAGAGTGTAAAAGATCTCTGGTATCAACTAAACATACAATGAGACAtcatcagccacttcagttttGTCAGCTGTATTTTACTGTTGTCTTACATTACTGAATATATTGACAAATTAAAGGTAGGCGTGATGGTAAACACTATGTTATAAATATGAGTGGCAATGTGGTTGTCAAGGGCAGTGATACTGTCATattaactgaaaacagaaaattatggGGTCATTTTTAATTAACCTTACAGGATGTATTTCACAAACTAGTTAGCAACTCAATGCAAAAACACAGTTCAGCTCCATGCTGTCCATCTTATGGTGATCAAAGTGGGATATGAGTAATCTTAAAAGAGAATGCAGTAGGTCTTTTTAACAGTATCAATGTCTAAATGATGTTTGTATTGACAATGTGGAGGACCAATGAAAACTTGACATGTTGATCCTTATAATTacttttgtacttattgtttctCTCAGGTGACATTAAAGTTTGGCTTCCAAGTGGAGCTTTGCAGGATTGATGTGGAGCTGTGGCCCTGGGGAATGGACAAAGGGCAGGCCTGTAAAAGACTGGAGATCAGCACCAGCTCTGATTTCTGGACTACTACAAACCACAAACAGACTGAGCAAAAGAACCAGATGAAGACCAAGGACCAGAATGAAAAGAGCAGAGTGAAACACCCAAAGGATGGTTGTAAATCTCAGCAGAGTAATGGCCACCATTGGAGTCTTCAGGCCCAGCAGTGGGGTGAAGAGGTTTTACTTGATGATCAACAAAAATGCCACATGTTCAAATGTCAAACAAACACTGAATCCAAAAACTCTGAGCCAGAATTTAAGCTGGTAGCTCGCTGTGAAATTAAGGAAGAAACCCAACTTTGTTTCAGACACTCAAACTTTCGACCTCGGGCGCCGTTTCTTTCCCCTCCCCCTCCGCAGCCTGCAGACTGTCGGCAGGAGGATCTGTGGAGTCGGGGGTTGCTCTCGCTGGGTGCTGTGACACAGCTCCGTGTGACGGTACCGTTTGGCGGGGCAGCATCTTCTCTAGGACTGAAAGCGCTGACTGTGTGGGGACAGCCTGCTCGCTGCTGCCCTGCAGAAGAAGTGGAGAGGATTAAAAGAATCCATGAGGACAGTGAAAGACGGCTGATGCGACCTGTGTTCTCTTCCCCTTCTGTCCGACAAACCACACAaccactgcaaacactttcaaggTGAAGTATTTATAAAgcaatgtttattaatttagtaTCGGGTTTTGCTGTGTCTCAAGCTGCAACACTAGTCAAGTTGTTGTATCCATGTGTTTCCTCCCtcctctttagttttttttattgctaattAAATTGGTTGTCAGATAATTCAGTATTGATAaacatttgtttgattttatgtttgACTCTGGCAGTGTTTCCATCCCGGAAGAATTCCTTGATCCGataacacaggaagtgatgacgCTGCCTATGTTGCTTCCCGGTGGTGTGTCTGTGGATAACACTACCCTGGACGAGTATCAGAAGAGGGAAGCTTCTTGGGGTCGACCACCAAACGACCCTTTCACTGGCGTCTTATTCTCATCAACCTCCCAGCCACTTCCCAACCCCCAACTAAAAAGCCGCATTGACCACTTCCTCTTGCAGAAAGGGATGATGAGGAGAGACGGGATGGTCGGAAGACAAGACCAAGGAGCGAATCCACAAGCGTCAAGACTTGTAGCCTCAAATGTGCATGGACAGTCCCAGAATTCCCCATGTCTTATAAAAAATTCATTAAACATTCAGTTCAGTGCTGACAATAGAGATGCAAGGACTTCTGCACAAATAGAAGATTCTGGATCAGGTCTATCATCAAATAATCAGAATTTTGCATCTAATGTTCTTCCTCTCTGTACGAAGAGTAAATCAGGGATGGACAGGAGAAAGAAACGAGATCTAAAAGAAATTTCCAAAGAGACGACAGAAGAATCTACATGTCAAAAGCAACAGCTTCCTCAAACAAAAAGACCAAGAAATGATTCAGTTTCTGGTGAGTATAACGTAGGTGGAATCAGTTCCTTGTAAATGTTTATAAATGCCTTGGAGTGGTTACCCAGGCATATGGAAATGCTATTTGAAAGCACAGATTTCATatcattttgttgtgttttgcacAGATTCTCCACAAAATCTAAACTGTGTGCATACTTGCAAACAGTTTCTTCCTGCACGGACTAAAAGATCTTTTGGGatgatgtgtattttttttttctattgtcaTGTAAATATGACTAGAAAATGAGATTCTATTTGCCAAtattggaaacaaaaaaaacctagtGTGATCAAGTCTGGCTGTACCATACATTGAGAAAGGACTGTAAACCAAATATGTCATGTTCATCATTTGTCTTGTTGACTGCTGTTCTTTCTTTACATTTGCTCTGTCATTGCACATTGtcagcctccagctgcagcactcACGAGAAGCGTTTGTCAGCTAGTCTGGATGAGGCTCTCTTCTCTGCCCTGAAGGGCCGACCAT containing:
- the ubox5 gene encoding RING finger protein 37 isoform X2 — protein: MVVNLCLPHFYTTAHCNKLCADGYDVTNLVSADPVLRRRGFKLEYFLRPPLQVTLKFGFQVELCRIDVELWPWGMDKGQACKRLEISTSSDFWTTTNHKQTEQKNQMKTKDQNEKSRVKHPKDGCKSQQSNGHHWSLQAQQWGEEVLLDDQQKCHMFKCQTNTESKNSEPEFKLVARCEIKEETQLCFRHSNFRPRAPFLSPPPPQPADCRQEDLWSRGLLSLGAVTQLRVTVPFGGAASSLGLKALTVWGQPARCCPAEEVERIKRIHEDSERRLMRPVFSSPSVRQTTQPLQTLSSVSIPEEFLDPITQEVMTLPMLLPGGVSVDNTTLDEYQKREASWGRPPNDPFTGVLFSSTSQPLPNPQLKSRIDHFLLQKGMMRRDGMVGRQDQGANPQASRLVASNVHGQSQNSPCLIKNSLNIQFSADNRDARTSAQIEDSGSGLSSNNQNFASNVLPLCTKSKSGMDRRKKRDLKEISKETTEESTCQKQQLPQTKRPRNDSVSDSPQNLNCVHTCKQFLPARTKRSFGMMCIFFFYCHVNMTRK
- the ubox5 gene encoding RING finger protein 37 isoform X1, whose amino-acid sequence is MVVNLCLPHFYTTAHCNKLCADGYDVTNLVSADPVLRRRGFKLEYFLRPPLQVTLKFGFQVELCRIDVELWPWGMDKGQACKRLEISTSSDFWTTTNHKQTEQKNQMKTKDQNEKSRVKHPKDGCKSQQSNGHHWSLQAQQWGEEVLLDDQQKCHMFKCQTNTESKNSEPEFKLVARCEIKEETQLCFRHSNFRPRAPFLSPPPPQPADCRQEDLWSRGLLSLGAVTQLRVTVPFGGAASSLGLKALTVWGQPARCCPAEEVERIKRIHEDSERRLMRPVFSSPSVRQTTQPLQTLSSVSIPEEFLDPITQEVMTLPMLLPGGVSVDNTTLDEYQKREASWGRPPNDPFTGVLFSSTSQPLPNPQLKSRIDHFLLQKGMMRRDGMVGRQDQGANPQASRLVASNVHGQSQNSPCLIKNSLNIQFSADNRDARTSAQIEDSGSGLSSNNQNFASNVLPLCTKSKSGMDRRKKRDLKEISKETTEESTCQKQQLPQTKRPRNDSVSASSCSTHEKRLSASLDEALFSALKGRPSFTSKLPDQKKGISNSDPQDTTEQSKSSGFPSTSAGEKVCSACSRSVSVYSTAAPSIYRLSCGHLLCRPCLQKESEQPRSAATSTSSSVLCPACQTPTARAHIIRVHH